One window of the Clostridium sp. MB40-C1 genome contains the following:
- a CDS encoding spore germination protein, translating to MNVQYISYIKEKLKDSFDVKYRELECPKGIITIIYIDNLCDSKFISEYVIQPLLSREDLKDIDSIKKEILWANVVGKVNDEQDAITHILSGDVVLVLNFDKNVLYCEAKGFAKRPVFIPPTEAVIKGPREGFNEAIMDNISLIRRKIKNKDLKFESFNVGEKSKTTVVVSYMKETAHNDLVQYIRDKIKNMKIDFVLDTNYIEEQLKNTRSPFDTVGYTEKPDIVASKLFEGKVIVMVDGSSSVIIAPYFFIENLQAPDDYYLNKYFTSFARLQRWIALFIAMLLPGLYIALSTYHFSLVPTVLVFRLANSRAGVPFPTIVEVVIMILFFQILREAGIRLPQPTGQALSIVGALILGEAAIGAGLTSETTIVIVAISSISTFLVPNLYKAVVIWGLIILLFSSLLGLPGFYLGFFSLIAHLASLNSCGYPYLYPVGTKSNNTNGDLLIRRRLSKISNNTFDEDEKNEKNS from the coding sequence TTGAATGTACAATATATAAGTTATATAAAAGAAAAATTGAAAGATAGCTTTGATGTTAAATACAGAGAGCTAGAATGTCCTAAAGGTATAATAACAATAATATATATAGATAATTTATGTGATTCGAAATTTATAAGTGAATATGTAATACAACCATTATTAAGTAGGGAAGATTTGAAAGACATAGATAGTATTAAAAAAGAAATATTGTGGGCTAATGTAGTTGGAAAAGTTAATGATGAACAGGATGCAATAACACATATCCTGTCAGGAGATGTAGTATTAGTACTTAACTTTGATAAAAATGTACTTTATTGTGAAGCAAAAGGTTTTGCTAAGAGACCTGTTTTTATTCCGCCAACAGAGGCTGTTATAAAAGGACCAAGAGAAGGATTTAATGAAGCTATAATGGACAATATTTCTTTAATAAGAAGAAAAATAAAGAACAAAGACTTAAAATTTGAAAGTTTTAATGTAGGAGAAAAATCTAAAACAACTGTGGTAGTTTCATACATGAAAGAAACTGCTCATAATGATTTAGTTCAATATATAAGAGACAAAATAAAAAATATGAAAATAGATTTTGTACTTGATACAAACTATATAGAAGAGCAATTAAAGAATACAAGGTCTCCTTTTGATACTGTTGGATATACAGAAAAACCAGATATTGTAGCTTCTAAGCTATTTGAAGGGAAAGTAATAGTTATGGTTGATGGAAGTTCTTCTGTTATTATAGCTCCTTATTTTTTTATAGAAAACCTACAAGCACCGGACGATTATTATTTAAATAAATATTTTACAAGTTTTGCAAGATTGCAAAGGTGGATTGCACTTTTTATAGCTATGTTATTGCCGGGACTATACATAGCTTTAAGTACATATCATTTTTCGTTAGTTCCAACAGTCTTAGTATTTAGACTAGCCAATTCTAGAGCAGGAGTACCTTTCCCTACTATTGTAGAAGTTGTAATTATGATATTGTTTTTTCAAATATTAAGGGAAGCTGGAATTAGATTACCTCAACCTACAGGTCAAGCATTAAGTATAGTAGGGGCTTTAATTTTAGGAGAAGCGGCAATAGGTGCTGGATTAACTTCAGAAACTACTATAGTTATTGTAGCAATATCATCTATTTCTACTTTTCTTGTACCTAATTTATATAAAGCAGTAGTTATATGGGGCTTGATTATATTATTATTTTCATCATTACTAGGGTTGCCTGGATTTTATTTAGGGTTTTTTTCCTTAATAGCTCACTTAGCATCTTTAAATAGTTGTGGATATCCATATTTAT